From Methylobacterium radiodurans, a single genomic window includes:
- a CDS encoding Pr6Pr family membrane protein: MKPEPDAVPADVPAHRTTARAPRLAAALIALTAAAGLAAGYAAVLDRTGSHAAAVARMLNYFTNTTGLVVAILFGAIALRPGSWLRPWPVAGTALACLLVGIVQRLLLAGLRVPQGADRVADILLHLAVPALVPLFWLTFVPKGSLRYRDALLWALYPLAFLAVTLVRGATTDWYPYPFVNVARFGWAAVMANVGGIAAGFLATGAALVALDRRLGAAARSDPRP; the protein is encoded by the coding sequence TTGAAGCCGGAACCGGATGCCGTGCCCGCGGACGTGCCCGCGCACCGAACCACCGCCCGCGCCCCGCGCCTCGCGGCGGCCCTGATCGCGCTGACGGCCGCCGCGGGCCTGGCGGCGGGCTACGCTGCCGTGCTCGACCGGACGGGCTCGCACGCGGCCGCGGTCGCGCGGATGCTGAACTACTTCACCAACACCACGGGGCTCGTGGTCGCGATCCTGTTCGGGGCGATTGCGCTCCGGCCGGGATCCTGGCTGCGGCCCTGGCCGGTGGCCGGCACGGCGCTCGCCTGCCTCCTCGTCGGGATCGTCCAGCGCCTGCTGCTCGCGGGCCTGCGGGTGCCGCAGGGGGCCGACCGCGTCGCCGACATCCTGCTCCACCTCGCCGTGCCGGCCCTGGTGCCGCTGTTCTGGCTGACCTTCGTGCCGAAGGGGAGCCTGCGCTACCGCGACGCGCTGCTCTGGGCGCTCTACCCGCTGGCCTTCCTGGCCGTCACGCTGGTGCGCGGGGCGACGACGGACTGGTATCCCTACCCCTTCGTGAACGTCGCCCGGTTCGGCTGGGCCGCGGTGATGGCGAATGTGGGCGGCATCGCCGCGGGCTTTCTCGCCACCGGGGCGGCCCTGGTCGCCCTGGACCGGCGCCTCGGCGCGGCCGCGCGTTCCGATCCCCGCCCTTGA
- a CDS encoding DUF2721 domain-containing protein, which produces MPGTPSLLAPDDIAHIIQVALAPAFLLSALATLLNVFSTRLGRVADKVDAAAAALRTAGPAEAAGLSRQLAFLRRRSFVLDGAVVLACAAGVMTGAAVLTLFVGAMRDAATASVLFGCFGVALVSTVAALAAFLVEILMAGRGIRDAVDRQQAHASDRVAERP; this is translated from the coding sequence ATGCCCGGCACCCCCTCCCTGCTCGCCCCCGACGACATCGCCCACATCATCCAGGTGGCGCTGGCGCCGGCCTTCCTGCTGAGCGCGCTCGCGACCTTGCTCAACGTGTTCTCGACCCGGCTCGGGCGCGTGGCCGACAAGGTCGACGCCGCGGCGGCGGCGCTGCGCACCGCCGGCCCGGCCGAGGCCGCGGGGCTGTCGCGCCAGCTCGCCTTCCTGCGCCGCCGCTCCTTCGTGCTCGACGGCGCGGTGGTGCTCGCCTGCGCCGCCGGCGTCATGACGGGCGCCGCGGTGCTCACGCTGTTCGTGGGCGCGATGCGGGACGCCGCGACCGCCTCGGTGCTGTTCGGCTGCTTCGGCGTGGCGCTGGTCTCGACCGTCGCGGCGCTCGCCGCCTTCCTGGTCGAGATCCTGATGGCCGGCCGCGGGATCCGCGACGCGGTGGACCGCCAGCAGGCCCACGCCTCCGACCGCGTCGCCGAACGGCCGTGA
- the glmS gene encoding glutamine--fructose-6-phosphate transaminase (isomerizing): MCGIVGIVGRDTVADQMVEALRRLEYRGYDSAGLATVADGRLDRRRAEGKLVNLQARLTERPLPGATGIGHTRWATHGRPNETNAHPHATARLAVVHNGIIENFRELKRELEADGVRFETETDTEVVAQLVSRNMDRGQGPVEAVAAALPRLRGAFALGFIFAGEDGLLIGARHGAPLAIGYGEGETYLGSDALALAPFTDALTYLEEGDWAILTRDGAEIRDAAGTVVERQRQRIATQAYRIDKGNHRHFMAKEIHEQPEVVGRTLSHYVDLANGRVALPEPLPFDFAKLSRLSITACGTAYYAGLVARYWFESIARLPVEIDVASEARYREAPLERDGLTLVISQSGETADTLASLRYAKSQGQHTLSVVNVPTSTIARESSAVLPTLAGPEIGVASTKAFSCQLTVLLCLAIHAGRARGVLSAERERALIDALITVPGLMAEALTREAEIEGLAREVSKARDVLYLGRGTSYPMALEGALKLKEISYIHAEGYAAGELKHGPIALIDESVPVIVIAPHDAVFEKTVSNMQEVAARGGRIVLIGDAKGAAEHGLDTLATVTMPALDATVAPIVYAVPIQQLAYHTAVFMGKDVDQPRNLAKSVTVE; encoded by the coding sequence ATGTGCGGCATCGTGGGCATCGTCGGGCGCGACACGGTCGCCGACCAGATGGTCGAGGCGTTGCGGCGGCTCGAGTACCGCGGCTACGACTCGGCCGGGCTCGCCACCGTCGCGGACGGACGGCTCGACCGGCGGCGCGCGGAAGGCAAGCTCGTCAACCTGCAGGCCCGGCTCACCGAGCGCCCGCTGCCCGGCGCCACCGGCATCGGCCATACCCGCTGGGCCACGCACGGGCGCCCGAACGAGACCAACGCCCACCCGCACGCCACCGCGCGGCTCGCCGTCGTCCACAACGGCATCATCGAGAACTTCCGCGAGCTGAAGCGGGAGCTGGAGGCCGACGGCGTCCGCTTCGAGACCGAGACCGACACCGAGGTCGTGGCCCAGCTGGTCAGCCGCAACATGGACCGGGGGCAGGGGCCCGTGGAGGCGGTGGCCGCCGCGCTGCCGCGCCTGCGCGGCGCCTTCGCGCTGGGCTTCATCTTTGCGGGCGAGGACGGGCTGCTGATCGGCGCCCGCCACGGCGCGCCGCTGGCCATCGGCTACGGCGAGGGCGAGACCTATCTCGGTTCCGACGCGCTGGCGCTCGCCCCCTTCACGGACGCGCTCACATACCTGGAGGAGGGCGACTGGGCGATCCTCACGCGCGACGGCGCCGAGATCCGCGACGCCGCGGGCACCGTGGTCGAGCGGCAGCGCCAGCGGATCGCCACCCAGGCCTACCGCATCGACAAGGGCAACCACCGCCACTTCATGGCCAAGGAGATCCACGAGCAGCCGGAGGTGGTGGGCCGCACGCTGAGCCACTACGTCGATCTGGCCAACGGCCGGGTGGCCCTGCCCGAGCCCCTGCCCTTCGACTTCGCGAAGCTCTCGCGCCTCTCGATCACCGCCTGCGGCACCGCCTACTACGCGGGGCTGGTGGCCCGGTACTGGTTCGAGAGCATCGCGCGGCTGCCCGTCGAGATCGACGTCGCCTCCGAGGCCCGCTACCGCGAGGCGCCGCTGGAGCGCGACGGGCTGACCCTCGTGATCTCGCAATCCGGCGAGACCGCCGACACGCTGGCCTCCCTGCGCTACGCCAAGTCGCAGGGGCAGCACACGCTCAGCGTCGTCAACGTGCCGACCTCGACCATCGCGCGCGAATCCTCGGCCGTGCTGCCGACGCTGGCCGGCCCGGAGATCGGCGTGGCCTCGACCAAGGCCTTCTCGTGCCAGCTGACCGTGCTGCTCTGCCTCGCGATCCACGCGGGCCGGGCGCGCGGCGTGCTCTCGGCGGAGCGGGAGCGGGCGCTCATCGACGCGCTGATCACGGTGCCGGGCCTGATGGCCGAGGCGCTGACCCGCGAGGCCGAGATCGAGGGGCTGGCCCGCGAGGTCTCGAAGGCCCGCGACGTGCTCTATCTCGGGCGCGGCACCAGCTACCCGATGGCGCTGGAGGGCGCGCTGAAGCTCAAGGAAATCAGCTACATCCACGCGGAAGGTTACGCGGCGGGCGAACTCAAGCACGGGCCGATCGCGCTCATCGACGAGAGCGTGCCGGTGATCGTGATCGCCCCCCACGACGCGGTGTTCGAGAAGACCGTGTCGAACATGCAGGAGGTCGCCGCCCGGGGCGGGCGCATCGTGCTGATCGGCGACGCCAAGGGCGCGGCCGAGCACGGGCTCGACACGCTGGCGACCGTGACCATGCCGGCCCTCGACGCGACCGTGGCGCCGATCGTCTACGCGGTGCCGATCCAGCAGCTCGCCTACCACACGGCCGTCTTCATGGGGAAGGACGTGGACCAGCCCCGCAACCTCGCCAAGTCGGTCACGGTGGAGTGA
- the glmU gene encoding bifunctional UDP-N-acetylglucosamine diphosphorylase/glucosamine-1-phosphate N-acetyltransferase GlmU, whose protein sequence is MSEQTRRSLTAIVLAAGKGTRMRSDLPKVLHRLAGRTMLGHVLAAAEAAGADRIAVVAEPGREDVAAEIAREAPGAQVFGQAERLGTAHAVLCARAALEAGDDVVVAFGDTPLITGATLARLRAPLAEGAAVAVLAFESDDPTGYGRVLTAGGRPDGRVLAIREQKDASPAELGVRLCNAGLMALSGEHALGLLTRIRDDNAAGEYYLPDAVALAVADGLDVAMVPVAEAEAQGVNDRVQLSEAEAVIQARLRRAAMLGGATLVAPDTVFLSYDTVLGRDVLVEPHVVFDTGVTVADGCVVHAFAHLKDVRLEASVSVGPFVRLRGGAVLEAGSAIGNFVELKNARLGPGAKAAHLTYLGDAEIGAKANVGAGTITCNYDGVSKHRTTIGAGAFIGSNSALVAPVTVGAGAYVASGSVITDDVPEGALAVARGRQATKPGWAEAKRTALLAAKGEGKKA, encoded by the coding sequence ATGAGCGAGCAGACCCGGCGCAGCCTGACGGCGATCGTGCTGGCGGCCGGCAAGGGCACGCGGATGCGCTCCGACCTGCCGAAGGTGCTGCACCGGCTGGCCGGCCGGACCATGCTCGGCCACGTCCTGGCGGCGGCAGAGGCCGCGGGCGCCGACCGGATCGCCGTGGTGGCCGAGCCCGGCCGCGAGGACGTGGCCGCCGAGATCGCGCGCGAGGCGCCGGGCGCCCAGGTCTTCGGCCAGGCCGAGCGGCTCGGCACCGCCCACGCGGTTCTCTGCGCCCGCGCGGCGCTGGAGGCGGGCGACGACGTGGTGGTGGCCTTCGGCGACACCCCGCTGATCACCGGCGCCACCCTCGCCCGGCTCCGCGCACCGCTGGCGGAGGGCGCCGCGGTCGCGGTGCTGGCCTTCGAGAGCGACGACCCGACCGGCTACGGCCGGGTCCTCACCGCGGGCGGGCGGCCGGACGGGCGGGTGCTGGCGATCCGCGAGCAGAAGGACGCGAGCCCGGCCGAACTCGGCGTGCGGCTGTGCAATGCCGGGCTGATGGCGCTCTCGGGCGAGCACGCGCTCGGCCTCCTCACGCGCATCCGCGACGACAACGCGGCGGGCGAGTACTACCTGCCGGACGCGGTGGCGTTGGCGGTGGCCGACGGGCTCGACGTGGCGATGGTGCCGGTGGCGGAGGCCGAGGCGCAGGGCGTCAACGACCGGGTGCAGCTCAGCGAGGCCGAGGCGGTGATCCAGGCGCGCCTGCGCCGCGCGGCGATGCTTGGGGGCGCGACCCTCGTTGCGCCCGACACCGTTTTCCTGAGCTACGACACGGTGTTGGGCCGGGACGTTCTGGTGGAGCCTCATGTCGTCTTCGACACCGGCGTGACGGTCGCGGACGGCTGCGTGGTCCACGCCTTCGCGCATCTGAAGGACGTGCGGCTGGAAGCCTCGGTCAGCGTCGGGCCCTTCGTGCGGCTGCGCGGCGGGGCGGTGCTGGAGGCGGGTTCCGCGATCGGCAACTTCGTGGAGCTGAAGAACGCCCGCCTCGGCCCCGGCGCCAAGGCCGCCCACCTCACCTATCTGGGCGACGCGGAGATCGGCGCGAAGGCCAACGTCGGCGCCGGCACCATCACCTGCAACTACGACGGCGTCTCCAAGCATCGCACCACGATCGGCGCGGGCGCCTTCATCGGCTCGAACTCCGCGCTGGTCGCCCCCGTGACGGTCGGGGCAGGCGCCTACGTGGCCTCGGGCTCGGTGATCACCGACGACGTGCCCGAAGGCGCGCTCGCCGTCGCCCGCGGTCGGCAGGCGACGAAGCCGGGCTGGGCGGAGGCCAAGCGCACGGCGCTGCTGGCGGCGAAGGGCGAAGGGAAGAAAGCGTAG
- a CDS encoding glucan biosynthesis protein, whose product MLAAGLAAGSGLLSGPARAAEPPPFPGPGAPFDREALVAHARERARGPYVAPRTDDLPAALRELGREAYAAIRPAPGRGVWEGEDSGWILEPLPRGSIFSQPVQLFLVEGGEVRPLPYDRSRFQAEGVSLPDLPSEAGYSGLRLRARVQGGEPAEIGVFQGASFFRLCAPGQELGVTARALTLRPADARGEEFPLFRALYAERPEAGGALVLHALVESESAVAALRFRIAPEARATVCDVEAAIFARQPLDHLGLGGCQASYLFGPLDRRNVDDARSAVHATDGLAIANGSGEQIWRPVHNPDALQISAFVDDNPRGFGLMQRARAFRDYEDDVQHWERRPSLWLEPRDDWGRGSVVLLEIPSDSEANENVLAYWRPKETLPKDGALQVAYRQHWVWERPAPSTLARVTASRGGRGSAGPRRLFLVDFAGEDLAEAGGLDLALSAAPGTITRQQLLPDPGAKTARVAFELDPGSERASELRLQLRRGDRPVSETWLYRWTP is encoded by the coding sequence GTGCTCGCCGCCGGCCTCGCCGCAGGGTCCGGACTCCTGTCCGGCCCGGCGCGGGCCGCCGAGCCGCCCCCCTTTCCCGGTCCCGGAGCGCCCTTCGACCGCGAGGCGCTCGTCGCCCACGCCCGCGAGCGGGCGCGGGGCCCCTACGTCGCGCCGCGCACCGACGACCTGCCGGCCGCCTTGCGCGAACTCGGCCGCGAGGCCTACGCGGCGATCCGCCCGGCGCCCGGCCGCGGGGTCTGGGAGGGCGAGGATTCCGGCTGGATCCTGGAGCCCCTGCCCCGCGGCTCGATCTTCTCCCAGCCGGTTCAGCTCTTCCTCGTCGAGGGCGGCGAGGTCCGCCCCCTGCCCTACGACCGCTCGCGCTTCCAGGCGGAGGGGGTCAGCCTGCCCGACCTGCCCTCCGAGGCGGGCTACTCGGGCCTGCGCCTGCGGGCGCGGGTCCAGGGCGGCGAGCCTGCCGAGATCGGGGTGTTCCAGGGTGCCTCGTTCTTCCGGCTCTGCGCGCCCGGCCAGGAGCTCGGGGTCACCGCCCGCGCCCTGACGCTGCGCCCGGCCGACGCGCGGGGGGAGGAGTTCCCGCTGTTCCGCGCCCTCTACGCCGAGCGGCCGGAGGCCGGGGGGGCGCTCGTGCTGCACGCGCTGGTCGAGTCCGAATCGGCGGTCGCGGCGCTGCGCTTCCGCATCGCCCCGGAGGCCCGCGCCACGGTCTGCGACGTCGAGGCGGCGATCTTCGCCCGGCAGCCCCTGGATCATCTCGGCCTCGGCGGCTGCCAGGCGAGCTACCTGTTCGGCCCCCTCGACCGCCGCAACGTGGACGATGCCCGCTCGGCCGTGCACGCCACCGACGGGCTCGCCATCGCCAACGGCTCCGGCGAGCAGATCTGGCGCCCGGTGCACAACCCGGACGCCCTGCAGATCTCCGCCTTCGTGGACGACAATCCCCGGGGCTTCGGCCTGATGCAGCGGGCGCGCGCCTTCCGCGACTACGAGGACGACGTGCAGCACTGGGAGCGCCGCCCCTCCCTCTGGCTGGAGCCCCGGGACGATTGGGGGAGGGGCAGCGTGGTGCTCCTCGAGATCCCGAGCGATTCGGAGGCCAACGAGAACGTCCTGGCCTACTGGCGCCCGAAGGAGACCCTCCCGAAGGACGGGGCGCTGCAGGTCGCCTACCGCCAGCACTGGGTCTGGGAGCGGCCCGCCCCGTCCACGCTCGCCCGGGTGACGGCGAGCCGGGGCGGGCGTGGCAGCGCCGGACCGCGCCGCCTGTTCCTGGTCGATTTCGCCGGGGAGGACCTCGCCGAGGCGGGCGGCCTCGACCTCGCGCTCTCGGCCGCCCCCGGCACGATCACCCGGCAGCAGCTCCTGCCCGATCCGGGAGCCAAGACCGCGCGCGTCGCCTTCGAGCTCGATCCCGGCAGCGAGCGGGCGAGCGAGCTGCGCCTCCAGCTCCGGCGGGGCGACCGGCCCGTGAGCGAGACCTGGCTGTACCGCTGGACGCCGTAG
- a CDS encoding adenylate/guanylate cyclase domain-containing protein, with amino-acid sequence MRGAQHARAARRLMQAANGGRLLAVRIVVVLVLLMAAQAYDGSLHELSHWVILALYAGSSVWFALAERGGGRRADSYAWAGTLLNAGLAAYVIVEHLLAGADAAGAADAVSRLPAFLLLLQTALSVRVWHTALYAGIVASTWGIALLLAATHPTGMLGPHVDLSEQVPALLTFTAASLVVIDGISRLRGAVAEALRLEHERTLLARFVPEDVAEDLAREGGMGAVRRRHACLMILDIRGFSRLSAEHPPETMVEALLAFRALAQGLVAEHGGLVDKYVGDAVLAQFVVGSPEDQARGALACARAVRTRVAALNRARALAGRFPVRVAVALHAGELLVGVFDDGVRAEYTVLGPAMNTLARLEARTKAADLDIAASGDFLRLTGPILPDGVTVVPVADGGNPALFAVAEGRQRVPA; translated from the coding sequence ATGCGCGGCGCGCAGCACGCTCGCGCCGCCCGGCGGCTGATGCAGGCCGCCAATGGCGGGCGCCTCCTGGCGGTGCGGATCGTCGTGGTGCTCGTGCTGCTGATGGCGGCGCAGGCCTATGACGGCTCCCTGCACGAGCTCAGCCACTGGGTCATCCTCGCGCTCTACGCGGGCAGCTCCGTCTGGTTCGCGCTGGCCGAGCGGGGCGGGGGCCGGCGCGCCGACAGCTACGCCTGGGCCGGCACGCTGCTCAACGCGGGGCTCGCCGCCTACGTCATCGTCGAGCACCTGCTGGCGGGCGCCGACGCCGCGGGCGCGGCCGACGCGGTGAGCCGCCTGCCCGCCTTCCTGCTCCTGCTCCAGACGGCGCTCAGCGTGCGCGTCTGGCACACCGCGCTCTATGCCGGCATCGTGGCGAGCACCTGGGGCATCGCGCTCCTGCTGGCGGCGACCCACCCGACCGGTATGCTCGGCCCCCATGTGGACCTCTCCGAGCAGGTGCCGGCGCTCCTCACCTTCACGGCGGCGAGCCTCGTGGTAATTGACGGGATCTCGCGCCTGCGCGGGGCGGTGGCCGAGGCCCTGCGGCTGGAGCACGAGCGCACGCTGCTCGCCCGCTTCGTGCCCGAGGACGTGGCCGAGGACCTCGCCCGCGAGGGGGGAATGGGCGCCGTGCGCCGCCGCCACGCCTGCCTGATGATCCTCGACATCCGGGGCTTCTCGCGGCTCAGCGCCGAGCATCCGCCCGAGACCATGGTGGAGGCGCTGCTCGCCTTCCGGGCGCTCGCGCAGGGTCTGGTCGCCGAGCACGGCGGCCTCGTGGACAAGTATGTGGGCGACGCGGTGCTGGCCCAGTTCGTGGTGGGCTCGCCCGAGGATCAGGCCCGCGGGGCGCTCGCCTGCGCCCGCGCCGTCCGGACGCGGGTCGCGGCCCTCAACCGGGCGCGGGCGCTGGCCGGCCGCTTCCCCGTGCGCGTCGCGGTGGCGCTGCACGCGGGCGAACTCCTCGTCGGCGTCTTCGACGACGGGGTGCGGGCCGAGTACACGGTGCTGGGGCCGGCCATGAACACGCTGGCGCGGCTCGAAGCCCGCACCAAGGCGGCCGATCTCGACATCGCGGCGTCGGGCGACTTCCTGCGCCTGACCGGTCCGATCCTGCCGGACGGCGTCACCGTCGTCCCCGTCGCGGACGGCGGCAACCCGGCCCTGTTCGCGGTGGCCGAGGGGCGCCAGCGCGTGCCGGCCTGA